Proteins encoded by one window of Aspergillus chevalieri M1 DNA, chromosome 6, nearly complete sequence:
- the DCN1 gene encoding defective in cullin neddylation 1 family protein (COG:J;~EggNog:ENOG410PNT9;~InterPro:IPR005176,IPR014764,IPR009060;~PFAM:PF03556;~go_function: GO:0005515 - protein binding [Evidence IEA]) gives MPPYSGVQKQLITQFMAFTQAKDSVAAKFLKASRWNVQEAIDAYLDDPQAGSTGASAAISKVFDSYRDDPQENPDGIGIEGAMKFFGDIQVQLDEVACLGIAELLKSPSMGEFTREGFVTGWRSTGCDNVKKMINHAQEIRNRIPTDPDLFRRVYRFTFPLCRLQGQRNLQFEIASEQWRLFFTPDNGGTTWNTKTTPWLDWWIEFLEERGKRPINKDLWEQLEVFMRKTKEDEEFSWWSADGAWPGAIDDFVSYVQAKRGKGSEMEVE, from the exons ATGCCGCCTTACTCGGGAGTCCAGAAGCAACTAATCACCCAGTTCATGGCATTTACTCAAGCCAAGGATTCTGTTGCTGCAAAA TTCCTTAAAGCGTCGAGGTGGAATGTCCAGGAAGCTATTGATGC CTATTTGGACGACCCCCAAGCAGGAAGTACCGGTGCTAGCGCCGCGATCAGCAAGGTCTTTGACAGCTATCGAG ATGACCCCCAAGAGAACCCCGACGGCATCGGCATCGAAGGAGCCATGAAATTCTTCGGAGATATTCAGGTGCAATTGGATGAGGTCGCCTGTCTCGGAATCGCAGAACTGCTCAAATCCCCATCGATGGGTGAATTTACTCGGGAGGGTTTTGTGACTGGATGGAGATCTACGGG CTGCGACAACGTCAAAAAGATGATCAATCACGCCCAAGAAATCCGCAACCGCATCCCAACAGACCCTGATCTCTTCCGCCGCGTATACCGCTTCACCTTCCCCCTCTGCCGTCTCCAAGGCCAGCGCAACCTGCAGTTCGAGATCGCCTCCGAACAATGGCGTCTCTTCTTCACCCCCGACAACGGCGGCACGACGTGGAACACGAAAACGACTCCCTGGCTGGACTGGTGGATCGAGTTTCTGGAGGAGCGTGGGAAGCGGCCGATCAACAAAGATCTGTGGGAGCAGCTGGAGGTGTTTATGCGCAAGACgaaggaggacgaggagttTTCGTGGTGGAGTGCTGACGGAGCGTGGCCGGGAGCGATTGATGATTTTGTCAGTTATGTGCAAGCGAAGAGGGGGAAAGGCTCGGAGATGGAGGTTGAGTGA
- a CDS encoding gamma-glutamylcyclotransferase family protein (COG:S;~EggNog:ENOG410PYS0;~InterPro:IPR009288,IPR013024;~PFAM:PF06094), with translation MEYKPWYPSDYAQALNNILTEDETTTLLNQPGASPRFVYDPLMLPTVLKYFTDMPQTTPIARNMTQATLFGYQLYRFSDPGMPVIAPSPDPQAAVEGLLVFGLNEQQRNAIYELEAGLMKLVSVQVDIQQRVPGERHVCNVRAVEAGAFCWAHEGGSLEGLVPIEGAAWSLDEFLVGSFYEHIARSQCKGMVGVEGALSRSSGKRRSKFYTGQVEMLECIEEDHGEWLL, from the coding sequence ATGGAATACAAACCGTGGTACCCCTCAGACTACGCCCAAGCACTAAACAACATCCTCACAGAAGACGAAACAACCACCCTCCTAAACCAACCCGGCGCGTCCCCCCGCTTCGTCTACGACCCCCTCATGCTTCCCACAGTCCTAAAATATTTCACCGACATGCCTCAAACCACTCCCATCGCCCGCAACATGACCCAAGCCACGCTCTTCGGCTACCAACTCTACCGCTTCTCCGACCCCGGAATGCCGGTGATCGCGCCATCGCCGGACCCGCAAGCCGCTGTCGAAGGACTGCTCGTATTCGGGTTGAACGAGCAGCAAAGAAATGCGATTTATGAGCTGGAGGCTGGGTTGATGAAGTTGGTTAGTGTGCAGGTGGATATTCAGCAGCGGGTTCCGGGTGAGAGACACGTGTGTAATGTGCGGGCTGTGGAAGCGGGGGCTTTTTGTTGGGCGCATGAGGGGGGTTCGTTGGAGGGGCTGGTTCCTATTGAGGGGGCGGCGTGGTCGTTGGATGAGTttttggtaggttcgttctaTGAGCATATTGCACGGTCTCAGTGTAAGGGGATGGTGGGGGTTGAGGGGGCGTTATCGCGGTCGTCAGGCAAGCGACGGTCGAAGTTTTATACAGGGCAGGTTGAGATGTTGGAATGCATAGAAGAGGATCATGGCGAATGGTTGCTCTAA
- the STE50 gene encoding adaptor protein STE50 (BUSCO:EOG09263CAC;~COG:T;~EggNog:ENOG410PI5N;~InterPro:IPR000159,IPR029071,IPR001660,IPR013761;~PFAM:PF00536,PF00788,PF07647;~go_function: GO:0005515 - protein binding [Evidence IEA];~go_process: GO:0007165 - signal transduction [Evidence IEA]), protein MNPATMSLQATVYHDSDADDEFTHPATDSEADHSDSEALSEEHTPTSFANKLSDDVRAPDTIITEWSAEECARFLAALGLRQYCDTFLENEIVGEALIALKHDELKEMGIASVGHRLTILKSVYETKVKQEVPLDPDHYIPLSADQSLNENATQEDIARLIQSIRLRDEKIVSVESDLRRVAEEYRRLREDLLPVFKMAKDRSQPLPPGGMDNHHESQPLTSPGFSFERPGTGISRTFSKRVYTGGTTPKNNSPTHIPPSILEGRAYDNSALDPSSAATHMSTMNGQLSPGIPSPTSPGAHYSTLASRAYKPNGRSGHDHAEDTPVPPPSRSDRLNPTPVSSRDTPSRSESRAGHDPPSVEIFKSFRVSMDDPCHKVLPAALRKYNIQADWRQYALYIVYGDQERCLGLEERPLILFKQLEKEGRKPMFMLRKQLNPIDNGVFPGGSAPNSAGFEGKQAQINLPGGVL, encoded by the exons ATGAATCCTGCCACGATGTCACTCCAAGCCACCGTCTACCACGATTCCGACGCGGATGATGAGTTCACTCATCCCGCAACAGACTCCGAAGCCGATCACTCGGACTCCGAAGCGCTCTCCGAAGAACATACCCCGACGTCCTTTGCCAACAAGCTCTCAGACGATGTTCGTGCGCCAGATACGATCATTACAGAATGGAGTGCAGAGGAATGCGCAAGGTTTTTGGCTGCTCTGGGCCTTCGTCAATACTGCGATACGTTCTTAG AAAATGAAATCGTCGGCGAGGCGCTTATTGCTCTTAAACATGATGAATTAAAGGAAATGGGAATCGCTAGTGTGGGACACCGGTTGACAATACTGAAAAGTGTATATGAGACCAAGGTCAAGCAAGAAGTTCCGCTCGACCCTGATCACTACATCCCTCTTT CCGCTGACCAAAGCCTCAATGAAAATGCCACCCAAGAAGATATCGCCCGTCTCATTCAATCCATCCGGTTACGCGACGAGAAGATTGTTTCGGTAGAATCGGATTTGCGCCGCGTGGCCGAGGAATACCGTCGACTACGGGAAGACCTGCTGCCGGTATTCAAAATGGCCAAGGACCGATCGCAACCGCTCCCGCCTGGCGGAATGGATAACCACCATGAAAGCCAACCGCTGACTTCGCCCGGATTCTCGTTCGAACGACCTGGAACAGGCATATCGCGAACCTTTTCCAAGAGAGTGTACACGGGAGGCACCACACCGAAGAACAATTCCCCAACGCATATTCCACCCTCAATCCTCGAAGGACGAGCCTACGACAATTCTGCCTTGGATCCATCCAGCGCCGCAACCCATATGTCGACGATGAACGGCCAATTGTCTCCTGGTATCCCATCTCCAACCTCCCCCGGGGCCCATTACAGCACTCTTGCATCGCGAGCATACAAACCCAACGGTCGTAGCGGCCACGATCATGCTGAAGATACGCCAGTCCCACCACCATCCCGGTCTGACCGATTGAATCCAACCCCGGTCTCCTCCCGCGATACTCCGTCGCGATCTGAGTCGCGAGCAGGCCACGATCCACCCAGTGTCGAAATATTCAAATCGTTCCGCGTTTCCATGGACGACCCCTGCCACAAGGTCTTACCAGCGGCCCTCAGGAAGTATAACATCCAAGCCGATTGGAGACAATACGCGCTTTATATCGTGTACGGTGATCAGGAACGCTGTTTAGGACTGGAAGAGCGGCCTCTTATTCTCTTCAAACAACTTGAAAAGGAAGGGCGAAAGCCGATGTTCATGCTGCGGAAACAATTAAATCCAATCGACAACGGTGTCTTCCCTGGAGGGTCAGCGCCTAATAGCGCTGGATTCGAGGGCAAACAAGCCCAAATTAATCTACCTGGTGGTGTTTTGTGA
- a CDS encoding uncharacterized protein (COG:S;~EggNog:ENOG410PT34;~InterPro:IPR008733;~PFAM:PF05648;~TransMembrane:2 (i156-174o200-220i);~go_component: GO:0005779 - integral component of peroxisomal membrane [Evidence IEA];~go_process: GO:0016559 - peroxisome fission [Evidence IEA]) — protein sequence MADNEKPPAEPTEQAEQQPDDSGKASPAPSQCQMQATLQATDRLVGRIDRLISTAAGEERAFAAISYFSHALYHFLGSAPGIAIQTRLGLLARLRNHSKTALTTNPPTPPTQSSPSRLLALSSLFSETRYTLRLFGLVPLWTWGSQTLKSPPSDRLIYSLTLLQIIANVLYQALENIGYLASKNIVSKRFVDRWGGIDKFYLWSTRAWFGHIVLQFVVLWRQHVLRKAKAALMSQEKEEVLAGEVRAWKKSLVNNLFWAPLALHWSFEKGIGVPGSVTGAGGFMAGAWGFWDLWASTLG from the exons ATGGCAGACAACGAGAAGCCCCCTGCTGAGCCAACTGAGCAGGCTGAGCAGCAGCCCGACGACAGCGGCAAGGCGAGCCCCGCGCCTTCGCAGTGCCAGATGCAAGCAACGCTCCAAGCGACGGATCGTCTGGTCGGACGAATTGATCG ATTGATATCCACCGCTGCTGGCGAAGAACGAGCATTTGCGGCAATCAGCTACTTCTCCCACGCCCTGTACCACTTCCTCGGCTCCGCGCCAGGAATCGCAATCCAAACCCGCCTAGGCCTCCTCGCGCGTCTACGAAACCACTCCAAAACGGCCCTTACCACaaacccaccaacaccaccaacccAATCGTCGCCATCCCGCCTCCTCGCGCTATCCTCCCTCTTCTCCGAAACCCGCTACACCCTGCGCCTCTTCGGCCTCGTCCCGCTGTGGACCTGGGGCTCGCAAACCCTCAAGTCACCCCCCTCAGACCGCCTCATCTACTCGCTTACACTCCTGCAAATCATCGCAAATGTCCTCTACCAAGCCCTCGAGAACATCGGCTACCTCGCGTCCAAGAATATTGTCTCGAAACGCTTCGTGGACCGCTGGGGCGGGATCGATAAATTCTATCTGTGGAGCACGCGCGCGTGGTTCGGGCATATTGTGCTGCAGTTCGTGGtgctgtggaggcagcatgtGCTGAGGAAGGCCAAGGCGGCGCTGATGTcgcaggagaaggaggaagtGTTGGCGGGGGAGGTCAGGGCTTGGAAGAAGAGTTTGGTGAATAATTTGTTTTGGGCGCCGTTGGCGCTGCATTGGAGTTTTGAGAAGGGGATTGGGGTTCCGGGGAGTGTAACGGGGGCTGGGGGGTTTATGGCGGGCGCTTGGGGGTTCTGGGATCTATGGGCGTCGACTTTGGGCTGA
- a CDS encoding uncharacterized protein (COG:S;~EggNog:ENOG410PIED;~InterPro:IPR025714,IPR029063,IPR026669;~PFAM:PF13649,PF08241,PF13847): MKNAQNANLANTSFLESRITSVPLPDSTVDCIISNCVINLVPASDKPSVFREIFRLLKSGGRVAVSDILARKPLPESISGDMALYVGCVAGASLVREYEGWLAEAGFKDVLILDAKSNLNVYKALEPGSCCGSSGCSTSTKVDSSKIDFNEWAGSFQVYAIKP, encoded by the exons ATGAAAAATGCCCAAAACGCAAACCTCGCAAATACCTCCTTCCTCGAATCTAGAATCACATCCGTCCCCCTCCCCGACTCTACAGTTGACTGCATAATCAGCAACTGCGTGATCAACCTCGTCCCTGCGAGCGACAAACCGTCCGTCTTCCGCGAGATCTTTCGACTGTTGAAATCTGGTGGCCGCGTTGCTGTTAGCGATATCCTGGCGAGGAAGCCGCTGCCGGAGAGTATTAGTGGGGATATGGCGTTGTATGTTGGGTGTGTTGCAGGGGCGAGCTTGGTGCGGGAGTATGAGGGGTGGTTAGCGGAGGCTGGGTTCAAAG ATGTGTTGATTCTGGATGCGAAGTCGAATTTGAATGTCTATAAGGCGCTGGAACCGGGGTCGTGCTGTGGGTCGAGTGGTTGCTCGACGAGTACGAAGGTTGATTCTTCGAAGATTGATTTTAATGAGTGGGCTG GGTCCTTCCAGGTCTATGCCATCAAGCCTTAA
- the cdc48 gene encoding AAA family ATPase CDC48 (COG:O;~EggNog:ENOG410PGP0;~InterPro:IPR041569,IPR003959,IPR003338,IPR029067, IPR027417,IPR003593,IPR003960,IPR009010,IPR005938, IPR015415,IPR004201;~PFAM:PF09336,PF02359,PF17862,PF00004,PF07724, PF07728,PF02933;~go_function: GO:0005524 - ATP binding [Evidence IEA];~go_function: GO:0016787 - hydrolase activity [Evidence IEA];~go_function: GO:0016887 - ATPase activity [Evidence IEA]) has translation MTSEPDYIHDKKRVNLTDPSGAEHKEEDVSTAILKKKKKPNSLIVTDAVNDDNSVIALSNNTMDTLQLFRGDTVLVKGKMRKDTVLIVLADDDLDDGSARINRVVRHNLRVKHGDMITVHPCPDIKYAKRIAVLPIADTVEGLTGSLFDVYLAPYFREAYRPVRQGDLFTVRGGMRQVEFKVVEVDPPEYGIVAQDTVIHCEGEPIQREDEEGNLNEVGYDDIGGCRKQMAQIRELVELPLRHPLLFKSIGIKPPRGILMYGPPGTGKTLMARAVANETGAFFFLINGPEIMSKMAGESESNLRKAFEEAEKNSPAIIFIDEIDSIAPKREKTNGEVERRVVSQLLTLMDGMKARSNVVVMAATNRPNSIDPALRRFGRFDREVDIGIPDPTGRLEIMSIHTKNMKLGEDVDLETIAAETHGYVGSDLASLCSEAAMQQIREKMDLIDLDEDTIDAEVLDSLGVTMENFRYALGVSNPSALREVAVVEVPNVRWEDIGGLEEVKRELIESVQYPVDHPEKFHKFGLSPSRGVLFYGPPGTGKTMLAKAVANECAANFISVKGPELLSMWFGESESNIRDIFDKARAAAPCVVFLDELDSIAKSRGGSVGDAGGASDRVVNQLLTEMDGMTSKKNVFVIGATNRPEQLDAALVRPGRLDTLVYVPLPDQASRESIIRAQLRKTPVAPDVDIDFIASKTHGFSGADIGFVTQRAVKLAIKQSIAIDIERTKQREAAGEDVNMDEVEEEDPVPELTRAHFEEAMKSARKSVSDVEIRRYEAFAQSLKNSGGSSFFRFPSAGEVGENDTFGEAGNDDSLYD, from the exons ATGACATCGGAGCCGGATTACATTCACGACAAGAAGAGGGTCAACTTGAC TGACCCTTCGGGCGCCGAGCACAAAGAG GAAGATGTCTCGACAGCAATtctcaagaagaagaagaagcccaacTCGTTGAT CGTCACCGATGCCGTCAACGACGATAACTCCGTTATTGCTCTCTCCAACAACACTATGGATACTCTCCAGCTCTTCCGCGGTGACACGGTCTTGGTCAAGGGTAAGATGCGGAAAGACACCGTTCTTATCGTGTTGGCGGACGACGACCTCGACGACGGTAGCGCTCGCATCAACCGTGTTGTCAGACATAACCTCCGTGTTAAGCACGGCGATATGATCACGGTTCACCCGTGCCCCGACATTAAATAT GCCAAACGTATTGCTGTTCTCCCCATTGCAGACACCGTCGAGGGTCTGACCGGTTCTCTTTTCGATGTCTACCTTGCCCCATACTTCCGTGAGGCCTACCGGCCAGTGAGACAGGGCGACCTGTTCACAGTACGTGGTGGTATGAGACAAGTCGAGTTTAAGGTAGTCGAGGTGGATCCCCCAGAGTATGGCATTGTCGCTCAAGATACCGTCATCCACTGCGAGGGTGAGCCGATTCAGcgtgaagatgaagagggcAACCTCAACGAAGTTGGTTACGACGACATTGGTGGCTGCCGGAAACAGATGGCTCAGATCCGTGAGTTGGTCGAGCTGCCTCTTCGCCACCCTCTCCTGTTCAAGTCTATCGGTATTAAGCCCCCGCGTGGTATCCTCATGTACGGTCCCCCTGGTACCGGTAAGACTTTGATGGCTCGCGCCGTTGCCAACGAGACCggtgccttcttcttcctgatCAACGGTCCCGAGATCATGTCCAAGATGGCTGGTGAGTCGGAGTCGAATCTGCGCAAGGCCTTCGAAGAGGCCGAGAAGAACTCGCCCGCTATCATCTTCATTGATGAAATTGACTCTATCGCACCCAAGCGTGAGAAGACCAACGGAGAGGTCGAGCGCCGTGTCGTCTCTCAACTTCTGACCCTAATGGACGGTATGAAGGCTCGCTCCAACGTGGTCGTTATGGCCGCCACCAACCGCCCCAACTCTATTGACCCTGCTCTCCGTCGTTTCGGCCGTTTCGACCGTGAGGTCGACATTGGTATCCCCGACCCCACTGGTCGCCTGGAGATCATGTCGATCCACACCAAGAACATGAAACTTGGCGAGGATGTCGACCTGGAGACCATTGCTGCCGAGACTCACGGTTATGTCGGTTCCGACTTGGCTTCGTTGTGCTCTGAGGCCGCCATGCAGCAGATTCGTGAGAAGATGGACTTGATCGACCTCGACGAGGACACAATCGACGCCGAGGTCCTCGACTCCCTTGGTGTCACCATGGAGAACTTCCGCTACGCTCTCGGTGTTTCCAACCCCTCGGCTCTCCGCGAGGTCGCCGTGGTCGAGGTCCCCAACGTCCGCTGGGAGGACATTGGTGGTCTCGAGGAAGTCAAGCGCGAACTCATCGAAAGCGTTCAGTACCCTGTGGACCACCCCGAAAAGTTCCACAAGTTTGGTCTTTCGCCTTCTCGTGGTGTGCTGTTCTATGGTCCCCCCGGTACTGGTAAGACCATGCTTGCCAAGGCCGTTGCCAACGAGTGTGCTGCCAACTTCATCTCCGTCAAGGGTCCTGAGCTGCTGAGTATGTGGTTCGGTGAGTCTGAGAGCAACATCCGTGACATCTTCGACAAGGCTCGTGCTGCTGCGCCTTGCGTTGTCTTCCTGGATGAGTTGGATTCGATTGCTAAGTCTCGTGGCGGTTCCGTCGgtgatgctggtggtgcATCTGACCGTGTTGTCAACCAGCTTTTGACTGAGATGGATGGTATGACATCGAAGAAGAACGTTTTCGTTATTGGTGCCACCAACCGTCCCGAGCAGCTTGATGCTGCCCTGGTCCGTCCTGGTCGTCTGGATACTCTTGTCTACGTTCCTCTTCCCGACCAGGCCTCTCGTGAGAGCATCATTCGGGCCCAGCTTCGGAAGACTCCTGTTGCACCGGATGTGGACATTGACTTCATTGCTAGCAAGACCCACGGATTCTCTGGTGCTGACATTGGCTTCGTCACCCAGCGTGCTGTCAAGCTTGCTATCAAGCAGTCGATCGCTATTGACATTGAGCGCACGAAGCAACGTGAGGCTGCCGGCGAGGATGTCAACATGGACGAagttgaagaggaagaccCCGTGCCGGAGCTTACCCGGGCCCATTTCGAGGAGGCCATGAAATCTGCACGTAAATCTGTCAGCGACGTGGAAATCCGCCGGTATGAGGCGTTTGCCCAGAGCCTGAAGAACTCTGGTGGCAGCAGCTTCTTCCGCTTCCCATCTGCGGGTGAAGTTGGGGAGAATGATACATTTGGGGAAGCCGGCAATGACGACAGCCTCTACGATTAA
- a CDS encoding uncharacterized protein (COG:S;~EggNog:ENOG410PIED;~InterPro:IPR029063,IPR026669), whose product MPDIYTLVQSHYGEIAKRRTTSPTTQQTKEENIAKSFGYTADDLASLPDKTNLGLSCGNPVGLANVKEGETILDLGSGAGIDVFLAAKKVGEKGRAIGIDMSRVHTSTPSPSHLAPCTS is encoded by the coding sequence ATGCCAGACATCTACACCCTCGTACAATCGCACTACGGCGAAATCGCCAAACGTAGAACTACCTCCCCAACCACCCAACAAACCAAAGAAGAAAATATCGCCAAATCCTTCGGCTACACCGCAGACGACCTAGCCTCTCTCCCTGACAAAACGAATCTAGGCCTAAGCTGCGGAAACCCAGTCGGACTGGCAAATGTCAAAGAAGGCGAAACGATCCTCGACCTTGGCAGTGGCGCCGGAATTGATGTCTTTCTTGCTGCGAAGAAGGTCGGCGAGAAGGGGAGGGCGATTGGTATTGATATGAGTAGAGTACATACATccaccccctccccctctcaTCTCGCCCCCTGTACCTCTTAG
- a CDS encoding Mpv17/PMP22 family protein (COG:S;~EggNog:ENOG410PFT6;~InterPro:IPR007248;~PFAM:PF04117;~TransMembrane:4 (i104-126o138-163i175-196o202-219i);~go_component: GO:0016021 - integral component of membrane [Evidence IEA]) gives MSVKLQDTIQEAVQEKIQDSLQDQSVRQETKELAHLVGERLTGGPTQIGYLALYLRQLQSNPLRTKMLTSGVLSALQEFLASWIAQDVSKKGHYFSHRVPKMSLYGMFVSAPLGHFLVGIMQKVFAGRTSLKAKILQIIFSNLLVAPIQNVVYLASMGVIAGARNIHQVRATVRAGIMPVMKVSWVTSPLALAFAQKFLPEHTWVPFFNLVGFVIGTYVNTHTKKKRLDALRKRHERHDRRNGSEYDGRRGPGSEYDRSDRDYR, from the exons ATGTCTGTCAAGCTGCAGGATACGATTCAGGAGGCCGTCCAGGAGAAAATCCAGGACTCGCTCCAGGATCAGTCGGTGCGCCAGGAAACCAAGGAGTTGGCGCATCTGGTTGGTGAGCGCCTGACTGGCGGACCGACACAGATTGGCTATCTCGCT CTCTACCTGCGCCAGCTCCAATCGAACCCGCTCCGTACCAAGATGCTTACCTCCGGTGTCCTCTCGGCCCTGCAAGAATTCCTCGCGTCCTGGATCGCGCAGGATGTTAGCAAAAAAGGCCACTACTTCAGCCATCGGGTGCCTAAGATGTCCCTTTACGGCATGTTTGTCTCTGCTCCGCTGGGACACTTCCTCGTCGGCATTATGCAGAAGGTCTTCGCCGGTCGTACCAGTCTGAAGGCCAAGATCTTGCAGATCATCTTCAGCAATCTTCTC GTCGCTCCCATCCAAAATGTCGTCTACCTCGCGTCCATGGGTGTCATCGCCGGTGCGCGGAACATCCACCAGGTTCGCGCTACCGTGCGCGCTGGTATCATGCCCGTCATGAAGGTTAGCTGGGTCACCTCGCCGCTGGCCCTTGCCTTTGCGCAGAAGTTCCTTCCCGAGCACACCTGGGTGCCGTTCTTCAACTTGGTCGGCTTTGTTATCGGTACCTATGTCAACACCCACACCAAGAAGAAGCGCCTCGATGCGTTGAGAAAG CGCCATGAGCGCCACGACCGCCGTAACGGCAGCGAGTATGACGGACGCCGTGGCCCTGGCAGTGAATACGACCGGAGCGACCGCGACTACCGTTAA
- the CAR1_2 gene encoding arginase, catabolizes arginine to ornithine and urea (COG:E;~EggNog:ENOG410PFFU;~InterPro:IPR020855,IPR023696,IPR006035;~TransMembrane:1 (o125-148i);~go_function: GO:0016813 - hydrolase activity, acting on carbon-nitrogen (but not peptide) bonds, in linear amidines [Evidence IEA];~go_function: GO:0046872 - metal ion binding [Evidence IEA]) gives MKSSDLVSRYTQTLHQKVYDYSRQGKPVLTLGGNHSIAIGTLTGVARAIRERVNGKGTAVVYVDAHADIKAFDMHEVRKMGIQKIMDMVLEYIGDNTPIHLSYDIDSLDPKWAPSTISRLTGGWIWLRGLTLRVAFMKMVVLLLWIWLRLIRALRRGLRG, from the exons ATGAAAAGCTCCGACCTAGTCAGCAGGTACACACAAACCCTCCACCAAAAAGTCTACGACTACTCCCGCCAAGGCAAGCCCGTCCTCACGCTCGGAGGAAACCACTCGATAGCAATCGGAACTCTCACGGGCGTCGCCAGGGCTATTCGGGAACGCGTGAATGGAAAGGGGACAGCGGTTGTGTATGTTGATGCGCATGCGGACATTAAGGCATTTGATATGCATGAGGTTAGAAA AATGGGTATCCAAAAAATTATGGACATGGTCCTCGAATATATCGGTGACAACACACCAATCCATCTATCCTACGATATCGACTCTCTCGATCCGAAATGGGCGCCCAGCACCATTTCCCGGTTGACGGGGGGTTGGATTTGGCTGAGGGGACTTACATTGCGCGTCGCATTCATGAAAATGGTAGTCTTGTTGCTATGGATTTGGTTGAGGTTAATCCGGGCGTTGAGACGGGGGCTTCGGGGCTGA
- a CDS encoding uncharacterized protein (COG:S;~EggNog:ENOG410PY9G), with amino-acid sequence MPSSPAPPNPNPSSSTTTTTSSDSLETDLLAHLASTSALDDIHTNLLCYLQRMGWTEKIRTLSLELLRAGRCERFDEVVDAVIASAECRAHPAFDLSGANGAGRNGNNQNGRSANGSGNSNGNGMVLSADAEAYLENVDVRIPAVVVEHGVRMVKEVLKDVVVFEDGSALDDTPDTGKGGHAGASGKRLDKEDSGDSSGKGKNGDASPVKKTGKKPNPGKNVK; translated from the coding sequence ATGCCCTCCTCCCCAGCCCCCCCAAACCCAAACCCCTCCAgttcaacaacaacaacaacctcctCCGACTCCCTCGAAACAGACCTCCTCGCCCACCTCGCCTCCACCTCCGCCCTCGACGACATCCACACCAACCTCCTCTGCTACCTGCAGCGCATGGGCTGGACCGAGAAAATCCGCACGCTCTCGCTCGAACTCCTCCGCGCCGGACGATGCGAGCGCTTCGACGAGGTCGTGGATGCGGTGATTGCGTCTGCGGAGTGTCGGGCGCATCCGGCGTTTGATCTTTCGGGTGCGAATGGGGCGGGTCGGAATGGCAACAATCAGAATGGGAGGAGTGCGAATGGGAGTGGGAATAGcaatgggaatgggatggTGCTAAGTGCTGATGCAGAGGCGTATTTGGAAAACGTGGATGTGCGCATTCCCGCGGTAGTTGTTGAGCATGGCGTGCGCATGGTTAAGGAGGTGCTGAAAGATGTTGTCGTGTTCGAGGATGGGTCGGCGCTGGATGATACGCCTGATACTGGGAAGGGGGGTCATGCTGGTGCGTCTGGGAAAAGGCTGGATAAGGAGGACTCGGGCGATTCGTCGGGCAAGGGCAAAAACGGCGATGCCAGTCCGGTTAAGAAGACGGGGAAGAAACCCAATCCCGGGAAGAATGTCAAGTGA